A single window of uncultured Methanospirillum sp. DNA harbors:
- a CDS encoding IS630 family transposase (programmed frameshift), which translates to MFRKYSIYLPDFEREELLSVVNKGISPAYRIKHAQILLNADKNGPNLPDWKSAEFIKCHPQTVFNVRKRYHEQGLKAALDRKFREEPPNEPILDGQKEAQLIAIACSQPPTGYTRWTFKLLSERMVELEIVETISPKTVERALKKNELKPHLKKCWVIPPQQNAEFVAHMEDILEIYHLPYNPNIPVVCMDEKPIQFISDTRPSIPLSPSHPERFDYEYQRNGTSNIFIFTEPLKGWRKAVVREKKTKQDWAEEIRTILIEDYPSASKIILICDNLNTHTIGALYATFTPKEALKLSKRLEIHHTPKHGSWLNIAEIELSVMTMQCLNRRIGDPISLKNEIKFWQKNRNENQKSVNWQFKSEDARIKLRHLYPQI; encoded by the exons ATGTTTAGAAAATATTCAATTTATCTTCCTGATTTTGAACGAGAAGAATTACTATCAGTAGTAAATAAGGGTATATCCCCTGCCTATCGAATAAAACATGCCCAAATTCTATTAAATGCTGACAAGAACGGCCCTAATTTACCAGATTGGAAAAGCGCTGAATTTATTAAATGTCATCCTCAAACCGTGTTTAATGTAAGAAAAAGATATCATGAACAGGGTCTAAAAGCTGCATTGGATAGGAAATTCCGTGAAGAACCACCGAATGAACCAATTTTAGATGGACAGAAAGAAGCTCAATTAATTGCAATAGCCTGCAGTCAACCTCCCACTGGTTATACTCGATGGACGTTTAAACTCCTTTCCGAGCGTATGGTAGAATTAGAGATCGTTGAAACAATCTCTCCAAAAACTGTTGAAAGAGCCTTAAA AAAAAACGAACTCAAACCTCATTTGAAAAAATGCTGGGTAATCCCTCCTCAACAGAACGCTGAATTTGTTGCTCACATGGAAGATATCCTTGAAATATATCACCTTCCATATAATCCAAATATCCCTGTTGTTTGCATGGATGAGAAACCAATTCAATTTATTTCTGATACCAGACCTTCAATTCCTCTTTCACCATCTCATCCTGAGCGGTTTGACTATGAATATCAGAGAAATGGTACGTCAAATATCTTTATTTTCACTGAACCATTGAAAGGTTGGCGGAAAGCTGTTGTAAGGGAAAAGAAAACTAAACAAGATTGGGCTGAGGAAATCCGAACGATATTGATTGAGGATTACCCATCTGCATCGAAAATTATTTTGATCTGTGATAATTTGAATACACATACGATAGGTGCTTTATATGCAACATTTACCCCTAAAGAAGCACTGAAACTTTCCAAACGATTAGAGATTCATCACACACCAAAACACGGTTCATGGTTAAATATTGCAGAAATTGAGTTGAGTGTTATGACCATGCAATGTTTAAACAGAAGAATCGGGGATCCCATTTCGTTAAAGAATGAAATTAAATTTTGGCAGAAGAACAGAAATGAAAATCAGAAGTCAGTAAACTGGCAGTTCAAATCAGAAGATGCAAGAATTAAACTACGTCACCTTTATCCACAAATTTAA